From Demequina capsici, one genomic window encodes:
- a CDS encoding bifunctional methylenetetrahydrofolate dehydrogenase/methenyltetrahydrofolate cyclohydrolase, whose translation MAAEAQEPQHAAPRRLDGKATAAAIKSELTVRVAALAERGVTPGLGTLLVGDDPGSTWYVNGKHADCAEVGIASIREDLPGDASQAEIEAAIDRLNSDPACTGFIVQLPLPKGVDTNAMLERIDPDKDADGLHPTNLGRLVLRVAEDVTSSLPCTPKGIIELLARHGVELRGKEVVVIGRGTTVGRSIGLLLTRKAVNATVTLCHTGTRDLADHTRRADVIIAAAGVPGIVSGDMVKDGVVLVDVGVSRVTDPETGRSRVAGDISADAVAKASWFSPNPGGVGPMTRAMLLSNVVEAAERAL comes from the coding sequence ATGGCGGCGGAGGCTCAGGAGCCGCAGCACGCCGCCCCGCGACGGCTCGACGGCAAGGCCACCGCGGCCGCGATCAAGTCGGAGCTCACCGTGAGGGTCGCCGCGCTCGCGGAGCGCGGCGTCACCCCGGGGCTCGGCACGTTGCTGGTCGGTGACGACCCGGGTTCCACCTGGTATGTCAACGGCAAGCACGCGGACTGCGCCGAGGTGGGCATCGCGTCGATCCGGGAGGACCTCCCCGGCGATGCCAGCCAGGCGGAGATCGAGGCCGCGATCGACCGGCTCAACTCCGACCCCGCCTGCACCGGCTTCATCGTGCAGCTTCCGCTGCCCAAGGGCGTGGACACCAACGCGATGCTCGAGCGCATCGACCCGGACAAGGATGCCGACGGGCTGCACCCGACCAACCTCGGCCGGCTGGTGCTGCGCGTCGCGGAGGACGTCACGTCGTCGCTGCCGTGCACGCCCAAGGGCATCATCGAGCTGCTCGCGCGTCATGGCGTGGAGCTGCGCGGCAAGGAGGTCGTGGTCATCGGTCGCGGCACGACGGTCGGCCGCTCGATCGGCCTGCTGCTCACCCGCAAGGCGGTGAACGCGACGGTGACGCTGTGCCACACCGGTACCCGTGACCTGGCCGACCACACGCGTCGGGCCGACGTGATCATCGCCGCGGCGGGAGTGCCCGGCATCGTCTCAGGGGACATGGTCAAGGACGGCGTGGTGCTCGTGGACGTCGGCGTCAGCCGCGTCACCGACCCGGAGACGGGCAGGAGTCGCGTCGCAGGCGACATCTCGGCCGACGCGGTGGCCAAGGCGTCGTGGTTCTCGCCCAACCCGGGTGGCGTCGGGCCGATGACGCGCGCCATGCTGCTGTCCAACGTGGTGGAGGCCGCGGAGCGCGCGCTCTAG
- a CDS encoding exodeoxyribonuclease III, whose product MRIASVNVNGVRAAARKGMHDWLDPSGCDVVCMQEVRAPLETTAGLVGDAWHVVEDACLIKGRAGVAILSRDPLADVVTGAEVLGEGMDEPVHTGRWIEGTAQSPSGPVRVVSVYMHSGEAGTPKMDQKYAMLDAMTARLAVLLGEHERVVVMGDINIAHTENDIKNWKGNLKSAGFLPEEKAYLDRWVDSGWVDVHRTLEGPKPGPYTWWSMRGQAFDNDSGWRIDYQFATPALAAAASSVRVDRQASWDARWTDHAPLVVDYSL is encoded by the coding sequence ATGAGAATCGCCTCGGTCAACGTCAACGGAGTCCGCGCCGCCGCCCGCAAGGGCATGCACGACTGGCTGGATCCGTCCGGCTGCGACGTGGTGTGCATGCAGGAGGTGCGGGCGCCGCTGGAGACCACCGCGGGCCTGGTCGGTGACGCCTGGCACGTGGTCGAGGACGCGTGCCTGATCAAGGGCCGTGCGGGCGTCGCGATCCTCAGCCGAGACCCGCTCGCCGACGTCGTGACCGGCGCCGAGGTGCTGGGAGAGGGCATGGACGAGCCCGTGCACACCGGTCGATGGATCGAGGGCACCGCGCAGTCTCCGTCGGGTCCTGTGCGGGTCGTGTCGGTCTACATGCACTCGGGTGAGGCGGGCACGCCCAAGATGGACCAGAAGTACGCAATGCTCGACGCCATGACGGCGCGGCTCGCGGTGCTCCTCGGGGAGCACGAGCGCGTGGTCGTGATGGGCGACATCAACATCGCCCACACGGAGAACGACATCAAGAACTGGAAGGGCAACCTCAAGTCCGCAGGCTTCCTGCCGGAGGAAAAGGCGTACCTGGACCGCTGGGTCGATTCCGGCTGGGTGGACGTGCACCGCACCCTCGAAGGCCCCAAGCCCGGCCCTTACACGTGGTGGTCCATGCGCGGTCAGGCCTTCGACAACGACTCGGGCTGGCGCATCGACTACCAGTTCGCCACGCCGGCGCTCGCGGCGGCGGCGTCGTCCGTGCGGGTGGACCGGCAGGCGTCGTGGGATGCACGGTGGACGGACCACGCGCCCCTGGTGGTCGACTACTCGCTGTAG
- a CDS encoding Mrp/NBP35 family ATP-binding protein, which translates to MDPMPLLTELESALAGVIDPEIRRPITEIGMVRSVQVEDDGLAVIGIDLTTQGCPMRERITGDVDKAARTVAGVTDVRIELGVMSDEQRQNLRSQLRGGKPEPVIPFTQPGNLTRIYAIASGKGGVGKSTVTANLAAAMAADGLKVGVLDADIFGFSIPGMLGVEGQPTRLDDMLLPPIAHEVKAVSIGMFVPEGQPVVWRGPMLHRAIEQFLADVFWGDLDVLLLDLPPGTGDIAISVAQLLPHAELVVVTTPQAAASGVAERAGSIATQTSQSVVGVIENMAWLDQADGTRLHLFGEGGGTRVADRLSSTLGTSVPLLGQIPLDIAAREAGDGGTPVVLSDPDSPAAAALRDVARRLASRQRGLAGRSLGVTPVKR; encoded by the coding sequence ATGGACCCCATGCCTCTTCTCACCGAGCTCGAGTCCGCACTCGCCGGCGTGATCGACCCCGAGATCCGCCGGCCCATCACGGAGATCGGCATGGTCCGGTCCGTCCAGGTGGAGGACGACGGCCTCGCCGTCATCGGCATCGACCTCACCACCCAGGGCTGTCCGATGCGCGAGCGCATCACGGGGGACGTGGACAAGGCGGCGCGCACGGTCGCCGGCGTCACCGACGTGCGCATCGAACTGGGCGTCATGTCCGACGAACAGCGCCAGAACCTCCGCTCGCAGCTTCGCGGCGGCAAGCCCGAGCCGGTGATCCCGTTCACCCAGCCGGGCAACCTCACCCGCATCTACGCGATCGCGTCCGGCAAGGGCGGAGTCGGCAAGTCCACGGTCACCGCGAACCTCGCGGCCGCGATGGCCGCCGACGGGCTCAAGGTCGGCGTGCTCGATGCCGACATCTTCGGCTTCTCCATCCCCGGCATGCTGGGGGTCGAGGGGCAGCCGACGCGTCTGGACGACATGCTGCTGCCGCCCATCGCCCACGAGGTCAAGGCCGTGTCCATCGGCATGTTCGTGCCCGAGGGCCAGCCGGTCGTGTGGCGTGGCCCCATGCTCCACCGTGCGATCGAGCAGTTCCTGGCAGACGTGTTCTGGGGCGACCTCGACGTGCTGCTCCTGGACCTCCCGCCCGGGACCGGCGACATCGCGATCTCAGTCGCGCAGCTCCTGCCGCACGCGGAGCTGGTCGTCGTCACCACCCCTCAGGCAGCCGCTTCCGGCGTGGCCGAGCGCGCGGGGTCGATCGCGACGCAGACCTCCCAGTCCGTGGTCGGGGTCATCGAGAACATGGCCTGGCTGGACCAGGCCGACGGGACGCGCCTGCACCTCTTCGGCGAAGGCGGCGGCACGCGCGTCGCGGACCGGCTGTCGTCGACGCTCGGCACATCGGTGCCTCTGCTCGGACAGATCCCCCTGGACATCGCGGCGCGCGAGGCGGGCGACGGGGGAACGCCTGTGGTGCTCTCAGACCCGGACTCCCCCGCGGCCGCCGCGCTGCGGGACGTCGCGCGTCGACTCGCGAGCCGTCAGCGCGGGCTCGCCGGGCGATCGCTGGGCGTCACGCCCGTCAAGCGGTAA
- the glyA gene encoding serine hydroxymethyltransferase has protein sequence MSTDSSATAAVMNATLQDFDPEIAQVLDRELARQQTYLEMIASENFVPRSVLQAQGSVLTNKYAEGYPGKRYYGGCEEVDVAETIAIERAKSLFGAEYANVQPHSGATANAAVLHALAKPGDRIMGLSLAHGGHLTHGMKLNFSGKLYEVSAYGVDDTTHLVDMDKVREQALADRPDVIIAGWSAYPRHLDFAAFRAIADEVGAKLWTDMAHFAGLVASGLHPSPVPHSDVVSTTIHKTIGGPRSGMILSRDIEAYGKKLNSAVFPGQQGGPLMHVVAAKAVALKAAAGAEFRERNERVLEGARILAERLVAPDAIEAGVNVVSGGTDVHLVLVDLRNSPMNGQEAEDLLHSVGITVNRNAVPNDPRPPMVTSGLRIGTPALASRGFGAEEFTEVAEVIATALKGGADVEALRARVAKLAADFPLYEGLQQ, from the coding sequence ATGAGCACCGATTCCAGCGCCACCGCAGCGGTCATGAACGCCACGCTGCAGGACTTCGACCCCGAGATCGCCCAGGTCCTCGACCGCGAGCTCGCCCGTCAGCAGACCTACCTCGAGATGATCGCGTCGGAGAACTTCGTGCCGCGCTCCGTGCTCCAGGCGCAGGGCTCCGTGCTGACGAACAAGTACGCCGAGGGCTACCCGGGCAAGCGCTACTACGGCGGCTGCGAGGAGGTCGACGTCGCGGAGACAATCGCGATCGAGCGTGCCAAGTCGCTGTTCGGCGCCGAGTACGCGAACGTCCAACCCCACTCGGGTGCGACCGCCAACGCGGCCGTGCTACACGCCCTCGCCAAGCCCGGCGACCGCATCATGGGCCTCAGCCTCGCCCACGGCGGCCACCTCACGCACGGCATGAAGCTCAACTTCTCCGGCAAGCTGTACGAGGTCTCCGCGTACGGCGTGGACGACACGACGCACCTGGTGGACATGGACAAGGTCCGTGAGCAGGCGCTCGCCGACCGCCCCGACGTGATCATCGCCGGCTGGTCCGCGTACCCCCGCCACCTGGACTTCGCGGCGTTCCGTGCCATCGCCGACGAGGTGGGCGCCAAGCTGTGGACGGACATGGCGCACTTCGCCGGCCTCGTCGCCTCGGGCCTGCACCCCAGCCCCGTGCCGCACTCGGACGTGGTCTCCACGACCATCCACAAGACGATCGGCGGCCCCCGTTCCGGCATGATCCTGTCGCGCGACATCGAGGCGTACGGCAAGAAGCTCAACTCCGCGGTGTTCCCCGGCCAGCAGGGTGGCCCGCTCATGCACGTCGTCGCCGCGAAGGCGGTGGCCCTCAAGGCAGCCGCCGGTGCGGAGTTCCGTGAGCGCAACGAGCGCGTGCTCGAGGGCGCACGCATCCTCGCCGAGCGGCTCGTCGCCCCGGACGCGATCGAGGCGGGCGTCAACGTCGTCTCCGGTGGAACCGACGTGCACCTGGTGCTCGTCGACCTCCGCAACTCGCCGATGAACGGCCAGGAGGCCGAGGACCTGCTGCATTCGGTCGGCATCACCGTGAACCGCAACGCCGTCCCGAACGACCCCCGCCCGCCGATGGTCACCTCCGGTCTGCGCATCGGCACCCCGGCGCTCGCGAGCCGCGGCTTCGGCGCCGAGGAGTTCACCGAGGTCGCCGAGGTCATCGCCACCGCGCTCAAGGGCGGCGCCGACGTCGAGGCGCTGCGCGCACGCGTGGCGAAGCTCGCGGCCGACTTCCCGCTCTACGAGGGCCTGCAGCAGTAA
- a CDS encoding galactokinase has translation MSAVVDPGPTWVEAWTPAEGASRASALLRGAFGVDATCTWRAPGRVTVIGEHTDYSEGLALPTVTPHAVYAAARPREDRVVRVVSDQGAFLDGPGATWEGTLDTDPQDVEGWPRYVIGLLWAMQERGYDGCGMDIALASCLPPRAGLASSAAVLAATGLVADDLWRLALDGDAGRAEIADACLDAENLAVGTLCGALDPHTILRCGPDDALLLDFAEHPTSAVPYPMYFRDYGLGLLVIDTGVPRGDVQQLFRTRRSECAAAAESLGARTLREVADTPLAARRVEGIADPVLRRRARHVTAEIERVRLVVGELSGTGPAHERFVTIGKAIYRSHASLELDYEASDPTLDLAVDAAFRAGALGARVSGAGYGGAVVALVRKTQARLAALHIAHGFTDAGRDEPRFLWV, from the coding sequence ATGAGCGCCGTCGTCGACCCGGGCCCTACGTGGGTCGAGGCGTGGACGCCTGCAGAGGGCGCGTCCCGGGCGTCGGCCCTGCTGCGAGGGGCCTTCGGCGTGGACGCGACCTGCACGTGGCGCGCGCCCGGCAGGGTGACCGTGATCGGCGAGCACACCGACTACTCCGAGGGTCTCGCGCTTCCCACCGTCACCCCGCATGCCGTCTATGCGGCGGCGCGGCCCCGCGAGGATCGGGTGGTGCGAGTGGTGTCCGATCAAGGAGCCTTCCTCGACGGACCCGGCGCGACGTGGGAGGGGACGCTCGACACGGACCCGCAGGACGTGGAGGGCTGGCCGCGGTACGTGATCGGCCTGCTGTGGGCCATGCAGGAACGCGGGTACGACGGGTGCGGCATGGACATCGCCCTCGCCTCGTGCCTGCCTCCTCGGGCGGGGCTGGCCTCGTCCGCGGCGGTCCTCGCGGCGACCGGCCTCGTCGCCGACGACCTGTGGCGACTGGCGCTGGACGGCGATGCGGGCCGGGCCGAGATCGCCGACGCGTGCCTGGACGCCGAGAACCTGGCGGTCGGCACCCTGTGTGGAGCACTGGACCCGCACACGATCCTGCGGTGCGGCCCTGACGACGCGCTGCTGCTGGACTTCGCGGAGCATCCCACCTCCGCGGTGCCGTATCCCATGTACTTCCGCGACTACGGGCTGGGCCTGCTCGTGATCGACACAGGCGTGCCCCGCGGCGACGTGCAGCAGCTCTTCCGCACCCGTCGCTCCGAGTGCGCCGCCGCCGCGGAGTCGCTCGGCGCGCGCACGCTGCGCGAGGTGGCGGACACCCCGCTCGCGGCCCGCCGGGTCGAAGGCATCGCGGATCCTGTGCTGCGGCGGCGGGCACGCCACGTGACCGCAGAGATCGAACGCGTGCGACTTGTCGTGGGCGAGCTCAGCGGCACAGGCCCCGCCCACGAGCGCTTCGTGACCATCGGCAAGGCGATCTACCGTTCGCACGCATCCCTCGAGCTCGACTACGAGGCATCTGACCCGACGCTCGACCTGGCGGTCGACGCCGCGTTCCGCGCGGGCGCCTTGGGAGCTCGGGTGAGCGGAGCCGGCTACGGCGGCGCAGTCGTCGCGCTCGTGCGCAAGACCCAGGCTCGCCTCGCGGCGCTGCATATCGCGCACGGCTTCACCGACGCGGGTCGTGACGAGCCCCGCTTCCTCTGGGTCTAG